A single window of Microplitis demolitor isolate Queensland-Clemson2020A chromosome 7, iyMicDemo2.1a, whole genome shotgun sequence DNA harbors:
- the LOC103571106 gene encoding uncharacterized protein LOC103571106 isoform X2: protein MTDYPDINIRLAVHRTDTNLISRDNIQPRIYTPGEGVLTQTDYLRGHGTYVDEDECLRASVAGVLEKVNKLITIRPLKARYQGEIGDVIVGRITEVQQSRWKVDTNSKLDSVLLLSSVNLPGGELRRRSAEDEQTMRRYLQEGDLICAEVQSTYADGSLSLHTRVLKYGKLSQGVMVKVPPALIKRKKTHFHHLANGATLILGNNGYVWIGASTQNADRSEGGFTQDLSRVTHEDRDICARLRNCVLILSTCNILLTDTSVTYAYEESSKYKANELLHDSLVNLDMDACFSAFDRDADGFLSIEEFELICRALFRNDRGKIYGVEDHQLREIFDIFDTKNDGVIDPEEFEVCWNRWIKICTRPRSAFLIVDVQNDFITGSLNIKHCAAQHDGSEVIEPINRLLDTVPFDSVFYSLDWHPVDHVSFIDNLHLREVDESSPIPKENAKVYDTVTFKGPLGLKQRLWPRHCVQDSWGAELHKDLKVVDKAIKIYKGTNPEVDSYSVFWDNKKLTETTLSSQLQDKGATDIYICGLAYDVCVGATAVDALTSGYRTILIDDCSRGVDLVDIEKTKAMVIASNGVIVNSSQVKAMVEGRDRRPELGYKLALEIKHSLKETKDNKNK from the exons atgacAGATTATCCTGATATCAATATACGACTAGCAGTACATCGTACTGatacaaatttaatatcaagagATAATATTCAACCACGTATTTATACTCCTGGAGAAGGTGTATTGACTCAAACGGATTATTTGAg agGTCACGGAACATATGTCGATGAAGATGAATGTCTAAGAGCATCAGTAGCAGGAGTACtagaaaaagtaaacaaattgATAACAATACGTCCTCTGAAAGCTAGATATCAAGGAGAGATCGGTGACGTTATCGTTGGTAGAATAACTGAAGTACAGCAGAGTCGTTGGAAAGTTGATACTAATTCAAAACTCGACTCCGTTCTACTTTTATCAAGTGTCAATTTACCCGGCGGAGaattg AGACGAAGATCAGCAGAAGATGAACAAACTATGCGCCGCTATTTACAAGAAGGCGATCTAATTTGCGCTGAAGTCCAGAGTACTTACGCCGATGGTTCTCTGTCTCTTCATACCCGGGTCCTCAAGTACGGAAAGTTATCACAAGGGGTGATGGTAAAAGTTCCCCCGGCTCTAATTAAACgtaaaaaaactcatttccATCATTTAGCAAATGGCGCGACTTTGATTCTCGGTAACAACGGCTACGTTTGGATCGGAGCCAGCACCCAAAACGCCGATCGATCTGAAGGTGGATTCACCCAAGACTTGTCTCGGGTAACTCACGAAGACCGGGACATTTGCGCCAGATTGCGAAACTGCGTCTTGATTCTCTCGACATGCAACATTCTGCTAACAGATACCTCAGTAACTTATGCCTACGAGGAGTCAAGTAAATATAAAGCTAACGAACTACTTCA TGATAGTCTGGTAAACCTCGACATGGACGCCTGTTTCTCAGCTTTCGATAGGGACGCCGATGGGTTCCTATCGATCGAAGAGTTTGAATTAATATGCCGGGCACTTTTTCGTAATGATCGGGGTAAAATTTACGGAGTAGAAGACCACCAGTTGCGTGagatatttgatatttttgatactAAAAACGACGGCGTTATTGATCCCGAGGAATTTGag GTCTGCTGGAATAGGTGGATTAAAATATGTACGAGACCAAGGAGCGCCTTTTTGATTGTTGATGTGCAGAATGATTTTATAACAGggtcattaaatataaaacattgcGCGGCACAACACGATGGCTCGGAAGTTATCGAACCGATAAATCGTCTTCTGGATACTGTCCCTTTTGATTcggttttttattcattagaTTGGCATCCTGTTGATCATGTATcgtttattgataatttacatCTGAg agAAGTTGATGAGTCAAGTCCGATACCAAAAGAAAATGCTAAAGTATACGACACAGTAACATTTAAAGGTCCTCTGGGTTTGAAACAGCGCTTGTGGCCGCGTCACTGCGTCCAGGATTCCTGGGGCGCGGAACTTCACAAAGATCTGAAAGTAGTTGACAAAGCGATTAAAATATACAAGGGAACAAACCCGGAAGTTGATTCGTACTCTGTATTTTGGGATAACAAGAAATTAACAGAAACTACTTTGTCGAGTCAGCTGCAGGACAAGGGAGCCACGGACATTTACATCTGCGGGCTGGCGTATGACGTCTGTGTAGGAGCGACAGCCGTCGACGCGCTCACCAGCGGCTACCGCACGATCCTCATTGATGATTGCAGCCGCGGAGTTGATCTTGTGGACATCGAGAAGACCAAGGCGATGGTGATCGCCAGCAACGGAGTTATCGTAAACTCCAGCCAAGTAAAGGCCATGGTCGAGGGCCGCGACCGCAGGCCTGAGCTCGGGTATAAGTTAGCTCTGGAAATAAAACATTCGCTTAAAGAGACGAaggataataaaaacaaataa
- the LOC103571106 gene encoding exosome complex component RRP4 isoform X1, with amino-acid sequence MTDYPDINIRLAVHRTDTNLISRDNIQPRIYTPGEGVLTQTDYLRGHGTYVDEDECLRASVAGVLEKVNKLITIRPLKARYQGEIGDVIVGRITEVQQSRWKVDTNSKLDSVLLLSSVNLPGGELRRRSAEDEQTMRRYLQEGDLICAEVQSTYADGSLSLHTRVLKYGKLSQGVMVKVPPALIKRKKTHFHHLANGATLILGNNGYVWIGASTQNADRSEGGFTQDLSRVTHEDRDICARLRNCVLILSTCNILLTDTSVTYAYEESSKYKANELLQPEAIVDVALLTHHRLNQ; translated from the exons atgacAGATTATCCTGATATCAATATACGACTAGCAGTACATCGTACTGatacaaatttaatatcaagagATAATATTCAACCACGTATTTATACTCCTGGAGAAGGTGTATTGACTCAAACGGATTATTTGAg agGTCACGGAACATATGTCGATGAAGATGAATGTCTAAGAGCATCAGTAGCAGGAGTACtagaaaaagtaaacaaattgATAACAATACGTCCTCTGAAAGCTAGATATCAAGGAGAGATCGGTGACGTTATCGTTGGTAGAATAACTGAAGTACAGCAGAGTCGTTGGAAAGTTGATACTAATTCAAAACTCGACTCCGTTCTACTTTTATCAAGTGTCAATTTACCCGGCGGAGaattg AGACGAAGATCAGCAGAAGATGAACAAACTATGCGCCGCTATTTACAAGAAGGCGATCTAATTTGCGCTGAAGTCCAGAGTACTTACGCCGATGGTTCTCTGTCTCTTCATACCCGGGTCCTCAAGTACGGAAAGTTATCACAAGGGGTGATGGTAAAAGTTCCCCCGGCTCTAATTAAACgtaaaaaaactcatttccATCATTTAGCAAATGGCGCGACTTTGATTCTCGGTAACAACGGCTACGTTTGGATCGGAGCCAGCACCCAAAACGCCGATCGATCTGAAGGTGGATTCACCCAAGACTTGTCTCGGGTAACTCACGAAGACCGGGACATTTGCGCCAGATTGCGAAACTGCGTCTTGATTCTCTCGACATGCAACATTCTGCTAACAGATACCTCAGTAACTTATGCCTACGAGGAGTCAAGTAAATATAAAGCTAACGAACTACTTCAACCTGAAGCTATTGTCGATGTCGCTCTTCTGACGCATCACAGGTTGAATCAGTAG
- the LOC103571105 gene encoding uncharacterized protein C1orf131 homolog, whose translation MSGFVMTRAAQVKKNAQDNFVAVTYTAPKKKIKKPGEAVEKINESQDKKEDQEKEMKRLRWDVMKFGSSGFEGAAKHKAKVALAISLGAKPPKNRRMNYKNLKLKRSREKEKAAKEQEHQSGLANSLKKTIKKKRVRKEAGILDVYGKVPKRSRDRTK comes from the coding sequence ATGAGTGGGTTCGTAATGACCAGAGCCgctcaagttaaaaaaaatgcccaAGATAATTTTGTCGCTGTCACTTACACGGCtccgaagaaaaaaattaaaaaacctgGAGAAGCAgtagagaaaataaatgaatcacAAGACAAAAAAGAAGATCAAGAAAAAGAGATGAAACGTCTCCGCTGGGATGTCATGAAGTTTGGATCCTCAGGATTCGAAGGCGCAGCGAAACATAAAGCGAAAGTTGCATTGGCGATTTCCCTGGGGGCTAAGCCGCCGAAAAACAGACGgatgaattacaaaaatttgaagttgaAACGGAgtagagagaaagagaaagctGCTAAGGAACAGGAACATCAGTCAGGGCTGGCGAACAGTTTGAAGAAAACGATCAAGAAAAAGAGGGTGAGGAAGGAAGCGGGAATTTTAGATGTCTATGGAAAGGTTCCTAAAAGATCAAGAGACAGGACGAAATAA